A window of Sporichthyaceae bacterium contains these coding sequences:
- a CDS encoding quinone-dependent dihydroorotate dehydrogenase, whose amino-acid sequence MTVLSAGYERLARRVLFATGSGDPEAAHARVLHTLERACGTPGLRAALSHVPRAQAPVEAFGLTFPNPVGLAAGMDKDAVAIPAWAALGFGFVEVGTVTWHAQAGNPRPRLYRLTSSEAIINRMGFNNSGAEAMAGRLEELGRGPIPVGISLGKSKITPVADATADYLASLKLLLPYADYVAVNVSSPNTPGLRSLQDRDALDELLGELRGYTVAAAGPGGAKPLLVKIAPDLTDAALGEVLEVCSARGVAGIIATNTTIARDGLDDADVTRAEQAGGLSGRPLRDRALEVVRLVTAESGGALPVVGVGGITCPDDAMRMLDAGAVLVQIYTGLVYHGPGLVRGIAKAAANR is encoded by the coding sequence ATGACGGTGTTGAGCGCCGGTTACGAGCGCCTCGCGCGACGGGTGCTGTTCGCCACCGGGTCCGGCGACCCGGAGGCGGCGCACGCCCGGGTGCTGCATACCCTCGAGCGGGCCTGCGGTACCCCTGGGCTCCGGGCGGCGCTGAGCCACGTCCCGCGGGCCCAGGCCCCGGTCGAGGCGTTCGGGTTGACCTTCCCGAACCCGGTCGGGCTGGCGGCCGGGATGGACAAGGACGCCGTCGCGATCCCGGCCTGGGCGGCGCTGGGGTTCGGGTTCGTCGAGGTGGGCACCGTCACCTGGCACGCGCAGGCCGGCAACCCGCGGCCGCGGCTGTACCGGCTGACGTCCTCCGAGGCGATCATCAACCGGATGGGCTTCAACAACTCCGGCGCCGAGGCGATGGCCGGGCGACTGGAGGAACTCGGCCGGGGTCCGATCCCGGTCGGGATCAGCCTGGGCAAGTCGAAGATCACCCCGGTCGCCGACGCCACCGCCGACTACCTGGCCTCGTTGAAGCTCTTGCTGCCCTACGCCGACTACGTGGCTGTCAATGTGAGCTCGCCGAACACCCCGGGGCTGCGCTCGTTGCAGGACCGCGACGCCCTGGACGAGTTGCTCGGCGAACTGCGCGGCTACACCGTCGCGGCCGCAGGCCCGGGCGGCGCGAAGCCCCTCTTGGTGAAGATCGCGCCGGACCTGACCGACGCCGCACTCGGCGAGGTCCTCGAGGTCTGCTCGGCCCGCGGGGTCGCCGGGATCATCGCGACCAACACGACGATCGCTCGCGACGGCCTGGACGACGCGGATGTCACCCGCGCCGAGCAGGCCGGTGGCTTGTCCGGGCGCCCGCTGCGCGACCGGGCGCTGGAAGTGGTCCGTCTGGTGACCGCGGAGTCCGGCGGCGCGCTACCGGTCGTCGGGGTAGGCGGGATCACCTGTCCCGACGACGCGATGCGGATGCTCGACGCCGGCGCCGTGCTGGTGCAGATCTACACGGGCTTGGTCTACCACGGCCCCGGCCTGGTGCGCGGCATCGCGAAAGCCGCCGCCAACCGCTGA
- the carB gene encoding carbamoyl-phosphate synthase large subunit has product MPKRGDISSVLVIGSGPIVIGQACEFDYSGTQACRVLLSEGIRVSLINSNPATIMTDPEFADATYVEPITPEMVRAVIAKERPQALLATLGGQTALNAAMALHADGTLEEFGVELIGANVAAIEAGENREKFKDIVARIGAESARSTICHSMDDCLKAVADLGYPVVVRPSFTMGGAGSGMAYDETDLRRIAGSGLAASPTTEVLLEESILGWKEYELELMRDRNDNVVVICSIENLDPMGVHTGDSITVAPALTLTDREYQRMRDVAIEVIRAVGVDTGGCNIQFAVEPSTGRLIVIEMNPRVSRSSALASKATGFPIAKIAARLAIGYTLDEIRNDITQVTPASFEPTLDYVVVKVPRFAFEKFPQADPRLTTHMKSVGEAMAIGRNFTEALQKALRSLEKRDATLSWAGEPGDKALLLDKISTAYDGRLRDVVGALRAGATPEEVHDATKIDPWFVDQLLLLHEVAGELGAAEQLDPDLLRLAKRHGFADSQIAEIRKMPEAVVRGVRHALGIRPVFKTVDTCAGEFEAHTPYHYSSYDSETEVRPGQKPKVIILGSGPNRIGQGVEFDYSCVHASFALREAGFETVMINCNPETVSTDYDTSDRLYFEPLTLEDVLEVVHAEAAAGEIVGVVVQLGGQTPLGLARALKEAGVTIVGTSPEAIHLAEDRGAFGRVLASEGLTAPKWGTAFSFSEAKEIADEVGYPVLVRPSYVLGGRGMEIVYSEQMLADYISRATEISADRPVLVDRFLDDAVEIDVDALYDGTELFLGGVMEHIEEAGIHSGDSACVLPPITLGNKDIERIREATESIARGVGVRGLINVQYAIAADVLYVLEANPRASRTVPFVSKATATPLAKAAARVMLGATIPQLRVEGLLPPRGDCADLPFDAPVAVKEAVMPFNRFRTASGEHVDTILGPEMRSTGEVMGIDSSFGSAFAKSQAGAYGSLPSKGAAFVSVANRDKRAMIFPVKRLHDLGFEILATGGTADVLRRNGVPATVVRKGHHGPGPATEAWPEGEPTIVTRIQNGEIAIIVNTPFGVGSRVDGWDIRTAAVGSNTLCVTTVPGLAAAVQGIESLLRGEIGVRSLQEYAAALNASRAR; this is encoded by the coding sequence ATGCCTAAGCGGGGCGACATCTCGTCGGTCCTGGTCATCGGGTCCGGGCCGATCGTCATCGGTCAGGCCTGCGAGTTCGACTACTCGGGCACCCAGGCCTGCCGCGTGCTGCTCTCGGAGGGGATTCGAGTCAGCCTGATCAACTCCAACCCGGCCACGATCATGACCGACCCGGAGTTCGCCGACGCCACCTACGTCGAGCCGATCACCCCGGAAATGGTCCGCGCGGTCATCGCCAAGGAGCGGCCGCAGGCCCTGCTGGCGACCCTGGGCGGGCAGACCGCGTTGAACGCCGCGATGGCCCTGCACGCCGACGGGACGCTGGAGGAGTTCGGCGTCGAGCTGATCGGTGCCAACGTCGCCGCGATCGAGGCCGGGGAGAACCGCGAGAAGTTCAAGGACATCGTCGCGCGGATCGGCGCCGAGTCCGCGCGGTCGACGATCTGCCACTCGATGGACGACTGCCTCAAGGCCGTCGCGGACCTCGGCTACCCGGTGGTCGTCCGCCCGTCGTTCACCATGGGCGGCGCCGGTTCCGGCATGGCCTACGACGAAACCGACCTGCGCCGCATCGCCGGCTCCGGCCTGGCCGCCTCCCCGACCACCGAGGTGCTTCTGGAGGAGTCGATCCTCGGCTGGAAGGAGTACGAGCTCGAGCTGATGCGCGACCGCAACGACAACGTGGTCGTGATCTGCTCGATCGAGAACCTCGACCCGATGGGAGTGCACACCGGCGACTCGATCACCGTCGCGCCCGCGCTGACCCTGACCGACCGCGAGTACCAGCGCATGCGCGACGTCGCGATCGAGGTGATCCGCGCGGTCGGCGTCGACACCGGCGGCTGCAACATCCAGTTCGCCGTCGAACCCTCGACCGGCCGCCTGATAGTGATCGAGATGAACCCGCGGGTGTCGCGGTCCTCGGCCCTGGCGTCGAAGGCGACCGGCTTCCCGATCGCGAAGATCGCCGCCCGGTTGGCGATCGGCTACACCCTCGACGAGATCCGCAACGACATCACGCAGGTGACCCCGGCCAGCTTCGAGCCGACGCTGGACTACGTCGTGGTCAAGGTGCCACGGTTCGCGTTCGAGAAGTTCCCGCAGGCCGACCCCAGACTCACCACGCACATGAAGAGCGTCGGCGAGGCGATGGCGATCGGCCGCAACTTCACCGAGGCGCTGCAGAAAGCCCTGCGCTCCTTGGAGAAACGCGATGCGACCCTGTCCTGGGCCGGCGAGCCGGGCGACAAGGCCCTGCTGCTCGACAAGATCTCGACGGCCTACGACGGGCGGCTGCGCGACGTGGTCGGCGCGCTGCGGGCCGGTGCGACCCCGGAGGAGGTCCACGACGCGACGAAGATCGACCCCTGGTTCGTCGACCAGTTGTTGCTGCTGCACGAGGTCGCCGGCGAGTTGGGCGCGGCAGAGCAGCTCGACCCGGACCTGTTGCGATTGGCCAAGCGGCACGGCTTCGCCGACTCCCAGATAGCCGAGATCCGGAAGATGCCGGAGGCCGTCGTCCGCGGGGTGCGGCACGCGCTGGGCATCCGGCCGGTGTTCAAGACCGTTGACACCTGTGCCGGTGAGTTCGAGGCGCACACGCCGTACCACTACTCGTCCTACGACAGCGAGACGGAAGTGAGGCCGGGTCAGAAACCGAAGGTGATCATCCTCGGGTCCGGGCCGAACCGCATCGGGCAGGGCGTGGAGTTCGACTACTCATGCGTGCACGCCAGCTTCGCGCTGCGCGAGGCCGGCTTCGAGACCGTGATGATCAACTGCAACCCGGAGACGGTCTCCACCGACTACGACACCTCCGACCGGCTGTACTTCGAGCCGCTGACGTTGGAGGACGTGCTCGAGGTCGTGCACGCGGAAGCTGCCGCCGGCGAGATCGTCGGCGTGGTCGTGCAACTCGGTGGCCAGACCCCGCTGGGCCTGGCGCGGGCGCTGAAGGAGGCCGGGGTCACGATCGTGGGCACCTCGCCGGAGGCGATCCACCTGGCCGAGGACCGCGGGGCCTTCGGTCGGGTGCTGGCCTCCGAAGGACTCACCGCCCCGAAGTGGGGGACCGCGTTCTCGTTCAGCGAGGCCAAAGAGATCGCCGACGAGGTCGGCTACCCGGTGCTGGTGCGCCCGTCCTACGTCCTCGGCGGCCGGGGGATGGAGATCGTGTACAGCGAGCAGATGCTCGCCGACTACATCTCCCGGGCCACCGAGATCTCCGCGGACCGCCCGGTGCTGGTCGACCGGTTCCTCGACGACGCCGTCGAGATCGACGTCGACGCGCTCTACGACGGCACCGAGTTGTTCCTCGGTGGGGTCATGGAGCACATCGAGGAGGCCGGGATCCACTCCGGCGACTCGGCGTGCGTCCTGCCCCCGATCACCCTGGGGAACAAGGACATCGAGCGGATCCGCGAGGCCACGGAGTCGATCGCCCGGGGCGTCGGGGTGCGTGGGCTGATCAACGTGCAGTACGCGATCGCCGCCGACGTGCTCTACGTGCTCGAGGCCAACCCGCGCGCCTCGCGCACCGTGCCGTTCGTCTCGAAGGCGACGGCGACCCCGCTGGCGAAGGCAGCGGCCCGGGTGATGCTCGGGGCGACGATCCCGCAGTTGCGGGTCGAGGGCCTGCTTCCGCCGCGCGGCGACTGCGCCGACCTGCCGTTCGACGCGCCGGTAGCGGTCAAGGAAGCGGTGATGCCGTTCAACCGGTTCCGGACGGCCTCCGGCGAGCATGTCGACACGATTCTCGGCCCGGAGATGCGTTCGACCGGCGAGGTCATGGGCATCGACTCGAGTTTCGGCTCGGCGTTCGCCAAGTCGCAGGCCGGTGCCTACGGGTCGCTGCCGAGCAAGGGCGCGGCGTTCGTCTCGGTGGCCAACCGCGACAAGCGGGCCATGATCTTCCCGGTGAAACGCCTGCACGACCTGGGTTTCGAGATCCTCGCGACCGGTGGCACTGCCGATGTCCTGCGCCGCAACGGGGTCCCGGCCACCGTGGTCCGCAAGGGCCACCACGGCCCCGGGCCGGCCACCGAGGCCTGGCCCGAGGGCGAACCGACGATCGTGACGCGCATTCAGAACGGCGAGATCGCGATCATCGTGAACACGCCGTTCGGGGTGGGTTCCCGGGTCGACGGGTGGGACATCCGCACCGCCGCGGTCGGCTCGAACACCCTGTGCGTCACCACCGTCCCCGGCCTGGCGGCCGCGGTGCAGGGCATCGAATCGCTGCTGCGCGGCGAAATCGGGGTCCGCTCGCTGCAGGAGTACGCCGCCGCGTTGAACGCCTCCCGGGCGCGATGA
- the carA gene encoding glutamine-hydrolyzing carbamoyl-phosphate synthase small subunit: protein MRYGKRPALLVLEDGRTFHGAAYGHVGETFGEAVFSTGMTGYQETLTDPSYHRQVVVMTAPHIGNTGVNDEDPESRRIWVAGYVVRDPARVPSNWRSVRSLEDDLDANGVVGISGIDTRSLTRHLRDAGAMRVGVSSVEDDANALLARVLQSPDMLGADLAKEVSTAQPYVVPAIGEKRYTVVAVDLGIKAMTPHRMAQRGIEVHVVPATATAADVLARDPDGVFLSNGPGDPGVADYAVDLARGVLDARVPLFGICFGNQILGRALGFGTYKLRFGHRGINQPVLDRTTGKVEITAHNHGFAVDAPREGATETPYGRAEVSHVCLNDDVVEGVRCLDVPAFSVQYHPEAAAGPHDAGYLFDRFADLMAGQKLEHAHA from the coding sequence ATGAGGTACGGCAAGCGACCTGCACTGCTGGTGCTCGAGGACGGCCGGACCTTCCACGGTGCGGCCTACGGCCACGTCGGGGAGACGTTCGGCGAGGCGGTGTTCTCCACCGGCATGACCGGCTACCAGGAGACGCTGACCGACCCGTCGTACCACCGGCAGGTCGTGGTGATGACCGCGCCGCACATCGGCAACACCGGGGTGAACGACGAGGACCCGGAGTCCCGCCGGATCTGGGTCGCCGGGTACGTGGTCCGCGACCCGGCTCGGGTGCCGTCGAACTGGCGGTCCGTCAGATCGCTCGAGGACGACCTGGACGCCAACGGGGTGGTGGGGATCAGCGGCATCGACACCCGCTCGCTGACTCGGCACCTGCGCGATGCCGGCGCGATGCGCGTCGGGGTGTCCAGCGTCGAGGACGACGCGAACGCCTTGCTGGCCCGGGTTCTCCAGTCGCCCGACATGCTCGGGGCCGACCTGGCCAAGGAGGTGAGCACCGCCCAGCCCTACGTGGTCCCGGCGATCGGCGAGAAGCGGTACACCGTCGTGGCCGTCGACCTCGGCATCAAGGCGATGACCCCGCACCGCATGGCGCAACGGGGGATCGAGGTCCACGTGGTCCCGGCCACCGCGACCGCCGCCGACGTGCTCGCCCGCGACCCCGACGGAGTCTTCCTGTCCAACGGCCCGGGCGACCCGGGCGTGGCCGACTACGCGGTCGACCTGGCCCGCGGGGTGCTGGATGCCCGGGTGCCGCTGTTCGGCATCTGCTTCGGCAACCAGATCCTCGGCCGGGCACTGGGTTTCGGCACCTACAAGCTGCGCTTCGGGCACCGCGGCATCAACCAGCCGGTGCTGGACCGCACCACCGGCAAGGTCGAGATCACCGCGCACAACCACGGCTTCGCGGTCGACGCCCCGCGCGAGGGCGCAACCGAGACGCCGTACGGCCGTGCCGAGGTCTCGCACGTCTGCCTCAACGACGACGTCGTCGAGGGCGTGCGCTGCCTGGACGTCCCGGCCTTCTCGGTCCAGTACCACCCGGAGGCGGCGGCCGGCCCGCACGACGCCGGGTATCTGTTCGACCGGTTCGCGGATCTGATGGCAGGTCAGAAGTTGGAGCACGCGCATGCCTAA